A single Dreissena polymorpha isolate Duluth1 chromosome 14, UMN_Dpol_1.0, whole genome shotgun sequence DNA region contains:
- the LOC127857570 gene encoding uncharacterized protein LOC127857570, with protein MSVSNGQLVNGSKLELPHAAVGIAHHQGALYITSGTALYQYTLTGKLVKMLYESKAGDSTVYKCAVSPAGDKIYVTNLAKHQLLTLTTDGTLLSTFKDAELQTPNGVHVTPAGQILVCAYSSNSVIQVDGEGKKKLATVALQKDGSSGSMSICYNAITERTLWKRKTISVLWICISSSIGKKNNNI; from the exons ATGTCTGTGAGCAATGGGCAGCTGGTGAATGGGAGCAAATTAGAGCTACCACATGCTGCTGTTGGAATTGCCCACCATCAGGGAGCATTGTATATTACCTCTGGCACTGCACTCTATCAATACACACTGACAGGAAAACTTGTGAAAATGCTTTATGAGAGTAAAGCAGGTGACTCTACag TGTACAAATGTGCAGTGAGTCCTGCTGGTGACAAGATCTATGTCACCAACCTTGCCAAGCACCAGCTCCTCACTCTGACCACAGATGGCACCCTCCTATCCACCTTTAAAGATGCTGAGCTACAGACCCCTAATGGTGTACATGTCACACCTGCAGGACAAATCCTTGTTTGTGCATACAGCTCAAATTCCGTCATTCAGGTGGATGGTGAGGGGAAAAAGAAACTTGCAACTGTGGCTTTACAGAAAGATGGATCAAGCGGTTCAATGTCTATCTGCTACAACGCCATTACTGAGAGGACATTGTGGAAAAGGAAAACAATATCAGTTTTATGGATTTGCATTAGCTCTTccattgggaaaaaaaacaacaatatataa